A genome region from Prionailurus bengalensis isolate Pbe53 chromosome B4, Fcat_Pben_1.1_paternal_pri, whole genome shotgun sequence includes the following:
- the APOF gene encoding apolipoprotein F — translation MCTVSDMCGLRFITIQVGLLFCYLLLHPVDAISYGNQTNILMHLPSSLRSWPPSSDPLFCQTLLPKSLPGFTDVAPLLKFLVGLPLLITLEKAGCQADTWALQLQLYHQGGVKATQILIRHLQGLQKSRSTGRAVSVDALASALQLLTREQRGPQRAQRSLPINDCEQEQEQGVHDIVQLLPGVGTYYNLGTALYYAAQNCSDKAKERGQDGVIDMGYDFLMTMVGLSGGPTGLLISTALKPAVKAGIQQLIQYYYVNEANTPLPEISEETWGRALNVSDLEETTSKAL, via the exons ATG TGTACTGTTTCAGACATGTGTGGCCTCAGATTCATCACAATACAAGTTGGGCTGCTTTTTTGCTACCTCCTGCTGCACCCTGTGGATGCCATTTCATATGGAAACCAGACAAATATTCTGATGCACCTTCCCTCATCCTTGAGGTCCTGGCCACCTTCCTCAGACCCTTTGTTCTGCCAGACCCTGCTCCCAAAGTCCCTGCCTGGCTTCACCGACGTGGCCCCTCTACTCAAGTTCTTGGTAGGCTTGCCACTGCTGATCACCCTGGAGAAAGCTGGCTGCCAGGCTGATACCTGGGCCCTGCAACTTCAGTTGTATCATCAGGGGGGAGTGAAAGCTACACAGATCCTCATCCGGCATCTTCAAGGGCTCCAGAAAAGCAGAAGCACAGGGAGGGCAGTTTCAGTGGATGCCCTGGCCTCTGCTCTACAGCTGTTGACCAGGGAGCAGCGGGGCCCACAAAGAGCCCAACGATCCCTACCCATCAATGACTGTGaacaggagcaggagcagggtgTGCACGATATAGTCCAGCTGTTGCCAGGAGTGGGAACCTACTACAACCTGGGCACAGCTTTGTATTATGCTGCTCAGAACTGCTCAGACAAGGCCAAGGAACGAGGCCAAGATGGGGTCATAGATATGGGTTATGACTTTCTGATGACCATGGTTGGGTTATCTGGGGGACCCACAGGACTACTAATCAGCACTGCACTTAAACCTGCAGTGAAGGCTGGGATTCAACAGTTGATCCAGTATTACTATGTGAATGAGGCAAACACCCCTCTGCCAGAGATCAGCGAGGAGACCTGGGGGAGGGCTTTAAATGTGAGTGACCTGGAAGAAACAACTTCCAAGGCCCTTTGA